The following are encoded together in the Arcticibacterium luteifluviistationis genome:
- a CDS encoding Crp/Fnr family transcriptional regulator, with protein sequence MHALESLFQFVNNISPISAKMKSAFENIFKQKYLKKGEIFIDAGVYAREMGFLKSGIIRAFYRTTDGKEYNKHFFQEPCFIGGYASFISGQPNQIIQEALTDCEIWVADYAKLTDLYDSHPDLERMSRKLAEYFFVQKEQREVEIVLLDADERYAIFQKQFANLEQQIPQYHIASYLGITPTQLSRIRRKR encoded by the coding sequence ATGCACGCTTTAGAATCATTGTTTCAGTTTGTTAATAATATTTCGCCTATATCGGCGAAAATGAAAAGTGCATTTGAAAATATCTTTAAGCAAAAGTATCTTAAAAAAGGAGAAATTTTCATTGATGCCGGTGTCTATGCTAGAGAAATGGGTTTTCTAAAGTCTGGAATTATACGAGCATTTTACAGAACTACCGACGGGAAAGAGTATAATAAACACTTTTTTCAAGAGCCCTGTTTTATTGGCGGTTACGCTTCTTTTATCTCAGGTCAGCCAAATCAAATTATTCAGGAAGCACTAACAGATTGTGAGATTTGGGTGGCAGATTATGCTAAATTGACAGATTTGTACGACAGTCACCCCGATTTAGAAAGGATGTCGAGGAAACTGGCGGAGTACTTTTTTGTTCAAAAAGAGCAACGTGAGGTTGAAATCGTACTCTTAGATGCCGATGAACGCTACGCTATCTTTCAGAAGCAGTTTGCCAATTTAGAACAACAAATTCCTCAATACCATATAGCCTCTTATTTAGGCATTACACCCACACAGCTAAGCAGAATTAGGCGAAAGCGGTAA